In a single window of the Cryptococcus tetragattii IND107 chromosome 1, whole genome shotgun sequence genome:
- a CDS encoding DNA replication complex GINS protein PSF3 → MEDDYFSITSILADNHKMSCTFALNVEGLGYLEGSTENDIHEGTKVELPFWLAQTLSVNQFTTFALPLPYSNRVQSALIASPSSVKLSNLVGGNGWWYRWGKKLADMLEDVQATNIRNMLLRAFTGRLPTLQDLAAHHASADHTMPELSTSKAEMFRDGMEGDERELFSIGQDSGRLFKAWYDRKKGSR, encoded by the exons ATGGAGGACGACTACTTCTCAATAACGTCCATCTTGGCCGATAACCAT AAAATGTCATGTACCTTTGCCCTTAATGTTGAGGGCTTAGGATATTTGGAAGGGAGTACTGAGAACGAT ATCCATGAGGGCACAAAGGTCGAGCTCCCCTTCTGGTTGGCCCAGACATTAAGTGTCAA CCAATTCACAACATTCGCACTGCCTCTTCCGTACTCCAATCGTGTCCAGTCGGCCTTGATAGCGTCTCCTTCCAGTGTCAAACTCTCCAATCTAGTTGGTGGAAATGGGTGGTGGTACCGCTGGGGAAAGAAGCTTGCGGACATGCTGGAGGATGTACAAGCTACGAATATCCGAAATATGCTTTTGCGG GCATTCACAGGGCGATTACCAACTCTACAAGATTTGGCCGCTCACCACGCCTCAGCAGATCATACAATGCCGGAGCTGAGTACAAGCAAAGCGGAGATGTTCCgagatggaatggaaggggatgaaagagaGT TATTCTCCATCGGCCAAGATTCGGGGCGATTATTCAAGGCATGGTATgacaggaagaaaggaagcaGATGA